A genome region from Oncorhynchus masou masou isolate Uvic2021 chromosome 14, UVic_Omas_1.1, whole genome shotgun sequence includes the following:
- the LOC135554613 gene encoding cytohesin-3-like, with translation MDEDNQVPEDLSLEERDELSNIRRRKKELLDDIERLKFEIAEVMTEIEQLTCVGESKTTQRNKQIAMGRKKFNMDPKKGIQFLLENDLLQHTPEDVSQFLYKGEGLNKTVIGDYLGER, from the exons TACCTGAAGACCTTTCcttggaagagagagatgagctgTCAAACATACGACGCAGGAAAAAAGAGCTACTGGATGACATTGAG CGGTTGAAGTTTGAGATTGCAGAGGTGATGACTGAGATCGAGCAGCTAACCTGCGTGGGAGAGAG TAAAACAACACAAAGAAATAAACAGATTGCCATGGGAAGGAAGAAATTCAACATGGACCCCAAAAAG GGGATCCAGTTTCTGTTGGAGAACGACCTTCTCCAGCACACTCCTGAGGACGTATCCCAGTTCCTCTACAAAGGAGAGGGCCTCAACAAAACTGTCATAGGGGACTACTTAGGAGAGAGGTAA